The following are from one region of the Synechococcus sp. CBW1108 genome:
- a CDS encoding type II toxin-antitoxin system VapC family toxin, with product MSAEQRAYLDTSALAKWFLNEPGSEAFVAFLQGLGSAVISSLTVTEMRSLLSRRRRMGDLSVELESVLFAALLDDIDRGWLQRYPLDDARFDEATNLISRYPEYPLRTLDALHLTMAADLGVSILATADGVMADAAMSMGMQVVRF from the coding sequence ATGAGCGCTGAGCAACGTGCCTATCTCGATACCAGCGCGCTGGCGAAGTGGTTTCTCAACGAGCCTGGTTCTGAGGCTTTTGTCGCTTTTCTACAGGGGCTCGGTTCAGCTGTAATCAGCAGCCTCACAGTAACTGAGATGCGTTCCTTGCTGAGCCGGCGGCGGCGCATGGGAGATCTTTCGGTTGAGCTCGAGTCTGTGCTGTTTGCAGCCCTTCTCGACGATATCGATCGAGGCTGGCTGCAACGCTATCCGCTGGATGATGCACGTTTTGACGAAGCAACAAATCTGATCTCGCGTTATCCGGAATATCCCCTACGCACACTGGACGCCCTGCATCTCACGATGGCGGCTGATCTGGGAGTTTCTATTCTCGCGACTGCCGATGGAGTTATGGCTGATGCCGCCATGAGTATGGGTATGCAGGTAGTGCGGTTTTGA
- a CDS encoding RES family NAD+ phosphorylase — MPYGDRRRPGAASVAIPHGQVSAAFGGVWLRDGLQLGLVLHSVVVPQARNLLLNPLHPAMPQVALVHQEPFRLDQRLA; from the coding sequence CTGCCGTACGGCGATCGGCGCCGGCCAGGTGCGGCGTCTGTTGCAATCCCCCATGGCCAGGTCAGCGCTGCCTTTGGTGGCGTCTGGTTGCGGGATGGCCTGCAACTGGGACTTGTGCTGCACTCGGTGGTGGTGCCCCAGGCTCGCAACCTGCTGCTCAACCCCTTACATCCGGCCATGCCACAGGTGGCGCTGGTGCACCAGGAGCCTTTTCGGCTAGATCAACGGCTGGCCTGA
- a CDS encoding IS630 family transposase, with product MAVGRPMPPLVLTGDEVQQLQALAHSRSLPHSIVQRAQIVLACGAGETNTAIARRMGLTGMTVGKWRKRYRELGLEGLHDELRPGRPRTYEDDKVAEVINRALQTKPADGSTQWSARSLAAATGISKTTVHRWLQTFSVQPHRQKHFKLPTDPFFVEKVRDIVGLYLNPPENAVVLCVDEKTQIQALDRTQPLLPMGLGYVEGVTHDYIRHGTTTLFAALDVATGAVIAECKPRHRHQEFLSFLRRIDKEVPKELDLHLIVDNYCTHKHTKVKAWLAQRPRFHVHYTPTYASWLNQVERWFGIITQKAIRRGSFSSVKELINKIEQFVAAYDKTKVPFKWTAHADSILEKLQRLCSQISGTAH from the coding sequence ATGGCCGTCGGCCGTCCGATGCCGCCGCTGGTCCTCACAGGGGACGAAGTTCAGCAGTTGCAGGCCCTTGCCCATTCCCGATCCCTGCCGCATTCGATCGTGCAGCGCGCCCAGATCGTGTTGGCCTGCGGCGCTGGTGAAACCAACACCGCTATCGCCAGACGGATGGGCCTGACCGGAATGACCGTTGGCAAATGGCGCAAGCGATATCGGGAGCTGGGCTTGGAAGGTCTGCACGACGAGCTCCGCCCCGGCCGGCCGCGCACCTACGAGGACGACAAGGTGGCCGAGGTGATCAACCGGGCCCTGCAGACCAAGCCCGCCGATGGCAGCACCCAGTGGTCAGCGCGTTCTCTGGCAGCCGCCACAGGAATTTCAAAAACCACCGTTCACCGCTGGCTGCAGACCTTCTCGGTCCAGCCGCATCGGCAGAAGCATTTCAAATTGCCGACCGATCCGTTCTTTGTTGAGAAGGTCCGCGACATCGTTGGCCTGTACCTGAATCCACCCGAGAACGCTGTCGTGCTCTGCGTTGATGAGAAGACGCAGATCCAGGCCCTAGACCGCACTCAGCCGCTGTTGCCCATGGGCCTGGGCTACGTGGAAGGTGTGACGCATGACTACATCCGCCACGGCACCACCACCCTGTTCGCCGCACTGGATGTGGCCACCGGTGCGGTAATCGCCGAATGCAAGCCCAGGCACCGGCACCAGGAGTTCCTCAGCTTCTTGCGAAGGATCGACAAGGAGGTGCCCAAGGAGCTCGATCTGCACCTGATCGTCGACAACTACTGCACTCACAAGCACACCAAAGTGAAGGCCTGGCTGGCGCAGCGGCCTCGTTTCCACGTCCACTACACCCCCACCTACGCCTCCTGGCTCAACCAGGTGGAGCGATGGTTTGGGATCATCACCCAGAAGGCGATTCGGCGCGGCAGCTTCTCGAGCGTCAAAGAGCTGATCAACAAGATCGAGCAGTTCGTGGCGGCCTACGACAAGACCAAGGTGCCGTTCAAGTGGACCGCCCACGCCGACTCAATCCTGGAGAAGCTCCAGCGACTTTGCTCGCAAATCTCCGGGACGGCACACTAG
- the gatB gene encoding Asp-tRNA(Asn)/Glu-tRNA(Gln) amidotransferase subunit GatB, which translates to MATGQGEWEAVIGLETHVQLGTASKIFTAASTAFGDAPNTHIDPVVCGLPGTLPVLNQKVLEYAVKAAMALNLHIAEHSKFDRKQYFYPDLPKNYQISQYDEPIAEDGWIEVEVAEKGKDTYLKKIGIERLHMEEDAGKLVHAGSDRLAGSSYSLVDYNRAGVALAEIVSKPDLRTGREAAEYASEIRRIMRYLGVSDGNMQEGSLRCDVNISVRLGPDAPFGTKVEIKNMNSFSAIQKAIDFEIQRQIKAYETGEPVVQETRLWDESKQLTKSMRSKEGASDYRYFPDPDLGPIEVSETQREAWRAELPELPAAKRHRYADQLGLSIYDARVLTEERSMAAYFEAVVAAGADAKAAANWISGDIAAYVNANKLPIAALPLRPEQLAEMVQLIEGGVISGKIAKEILPELLEQGGSAKAIVEQRGLGMISDPTAITAVVAELLAAHPAEVDAFRGGKTKLQGFFVGQLMKRTGGKVDPKLANQILNQMLGG; encoded by the coding sequence ATGGCGACAGGGCAAGGCGAGTGGGAAGCCGTGATCGGCCTGGAGACCCACGTGCAGCTGGGCACCGCTAGCAAGATCTTCACCGCGGCCTCCACCGCTTTCGGCGATGCCCCCAACACCCACATCGATCCGGTGGTGTGTGGCCTGCCTGGCACCTTGCCGGTGCTGAATCAGAAGGTGCTCGAGTATGCCGTGAAGGCGGCGATGGCCCTCAATCTGCACATTGCTGAGCACAGCAAATTTGATCGCAAGCAATATTTCTATCCCGACCTCCCCAAGAACTACCAGATCTCCCAATACGACGAGCCGATCGCTGAAGATGGCTGGATCGAGGTGGAAGTGGCCGAAAAGGGCAAGGACACCTACCTCAAAAAGATCGGTATCGAGCGCCTGCACATGGAGGAGGACGCCGGCAAGCTGGTGCATGCCGGCAGCGATCGCCTGGCGGGCTCCAGCTATTCGCTGGTGGATTACAACCGCGCCGGCGTGGCCCTGGCCGAGATCGTCAGCAAGCCGGATCTGCGCACCGGCCGCGAGGCTGCGGAATATGCCTCCGAGATTCGCCGGATCATGCGCTATCTGGGCGTCAGCGACGGCAACATGCAGGAGGGTTCCCTGCGCTGCGATGTGAACATCTCGGTGCGGCTTGGCCCCGATGCGCCCTTCGGTACGAAGGTGGAGATCAAGAACATGAACTCCTTCTCCGCGATCCAGAAGGCGATCGATTTCGAGATCCAGCGCCAGATCAAGGCCTATGAAACCGGTGAGCCGGTGGTGCAGGAAACCCGCCTCTGGGACGAGAGCAAGCAGCTCACCAAGAGCATGCGCTCCAAGGAGGGCGCCAGCGACTACCGCTACTTCCCCGATCCCGATCTCGGCCCGATTGAGGTGAGCGAGACCCAGCGTGAGGCCTGGCGGGCCGAACTGCCCGAGTTGCCCGCCGCCAAGCGCCACCGCTACGCCGACCAGCTGGGCCTCTCGATCTATGACGCCCGAGTGCTCACCGAAGAGCGGTCGATGGCCGCCTATTTCGAGGCGGTTGTGGCGGCTGGCGCCGATGCCAAGGCCGCTGCCAACTGGATCAGCGGCGACATCGCCGCCTACGTCAATGCCAACAAGCTCCCGATCGCTGCGTTGCCCCTCCGCCCTGAGCAGCTGGCCGAGATGGTGCAGCTGATCGAGGGCGGCGTGATCAGCGGCAAGATCGCCAAGGAGATCCTGCCGGAGCTGCTGGAGCAGGGAGGATCTGCCAAGGCGATCGTGGAGCAGCGCGGCCTGGGCATGATCAGCGACCCAACAGCGATCACGGCGGTTGTGGCCGAGCTGCTGGCCGCCCACCCCGCGGAAGTGGACGCCTTCCGCGGCGGCAAAACTAAGCTCCAGGGCTTCTTTGTGGGCCAGCTGATGAAGCGCACTGGCGGCAAGGTGGACCCGAAGCTGGCTAACCAGATCCTCAATCAAATGCTGGGGGGGTGA
- a CDS encoding type II toxin-antitoxin system Phd/YefM family antitoxin: MKELNIREMRASLGQLAELVAAEGELVIRRRGEPIARVLPMTQQRRPPDHADLRQRMPLLETASADLIRVDRDER, translated from the coding sequence GTGAAAGAGCTCAACATTCGTGAGATGCGTGCCAGTCTCGGCCAGCTGGCCGAGTTGGTTGCTGCGGAGGGTGAGTTGGTCATCCGTCGGCGAGGCGAGCCGATCGCGCGGGTTCTGCCTATGACGCAGCAACGCCGGCCCCCCGACCATGCCGACCTTCGCCAACGTATGCCGTTGTTAGAGACTGCTTCAGCGGATCTGATCCGCGTTGACCGTGATGAGCGCTGA
- a CDS encoding IS5 family transposase: MGQRGFWDEQHRVPKLKTKKPVLERLSESIPWESFRPLLEKGYAQERKSNAGRRRIDPLILFKMLVLQQLFNLSDDETEFQVNDRRSFEEFVGLGVMNDIPDATTLAFFRERLRKAGVIEELFEKFESYLRSQGLEARGGQIIDATLVPVPRQRNSREDNKEIKENRMPEGWDENPDRLQQKDLDVRWVKKNGINHYGYKNNICIDVEHGFIRRYAVTPANIHDSQMLPMLLDPENTDDYVWADSAYAGECFENLLNLGGFESCIHEKGSRNHPLSDAAKERNRIKSAIRACVEHVFGCMTMSMGGKMTKKIGLERNKAWWGLKNLTFNFLRYLLRKDRGLALA, from the coding sequence ATGGGCCAAAGAGGCTTCTGGGACGAGCAGCATAGGGTTCCAAAGCTCAAAACTAAAAAGCCTGTTCTTGAGCGACTCTCCGAATCGATTCCTTGGGAATCATTTCGCCCACTGCTCGAAAAAGGTTATGCGCAAGAGCGCAAAAGCAATGCTGGTCGGCGGAGAATTGATCCGCTGATCCTCTTCAAAATGCTGGTGCTTCAACAGCTTTTCAATTTGAGCGATGATGAAACTGAATTCCAGGTAAATGATCGCCGTTCTTTTGAAGAGTTTGTTGGCTTAGGCGTAATGAACGATATTCCCGATGCTACTACTCTCGCCTTTTTTCGAGAAAGGCTTCGCAAGGCCGGAGTGATCGAAGAGCTATTTGAAAAGTTTGAGTCATATCTTCGGTCCCAAGGTCTCGAAGCCCGTGGCGGTCAGATCATTGATGCAACGCTAGTACCAGTTCCAAGGCAGCGAAATAGCAGAGAAGACAACAAGGAGATCAAAGAGAATCGCATGCCTGAAGGCTGGGACGAAAACCCAGACCGATTGCAGCAGAAGGACTTGGATGTGCGATGGGTTAAAAAGAACGGCATCAATCACTACGGCTACAAGAACAATATCTGTATCGACGTGGAACATGGATTTATCAGGCGCTATGCCGTGACACCGGCCAATATCCATGACAGTCAGATGCTACCAATGCTTCTCGATCCTGAGAACACAGATGATTATGTTTGGGCAGATTCTGCCTATGCAGGTGAGTGCTTTGAAAACCTACTGAATCTTGGCGGTTTTGAAAGTTGCATTCACGAAAAAGGCAGCCGCAATCACCCGCTAAGCGACGCAGCCAAAGAGCGTAACCGTATTAAATCAGCAATAAGAGCTTGTGTGGAACATGTTTTTGGCTGCATGACCATGTCTATGGGTGGCAAGATGACTAAAAAGATTGGACTTGAGAGAAACAAAGCATGGTGGGGTCTCAAGAACCTGACATTCAACTTCCTGCGATATCTTCTAAGGAAGGATCGTGGGCTTGCACTCGCATGA
- a CDS encoding Uma2 family endonuclease, producing MTLTTSRPQSALRLPWDLRLTPEQFGLVCAENREAVLELDADGRLIEMTPTGSETGSRNGELFFQLKLYAKRAGGWKAFDSSTGFCLPDGSVFSPDASLLHLDRWQALSPDERRGFAPLCPDLVAELASPSDSGPRGLTALRSKMAAYQTNGARLGWLLIPHEQAVEVWPASGEPERRELVQVLEATSEFPGLQLQLAEIWAG from the coding sequence ATGACCCTCACCACCAGCCGACCCCAAAGCGCACTGCGCTTGCCGTGGGATCTGCGCCTCACGCCGGAGCAGTTTGGGCTGGTGTGCGCCGAGAACCGGGAGGCGGTGCTCGAACTCGATGCGGATGGCCGCCTGATTGAGATGACCCCAACAGGCAGCGAAACCGGCTCCCGCAATGGCGAGCTGTTCTTCCAGCTCAAGTTGTACGCCAAGCGAGCGGGGGGCTGGAAGGCGTTCGATAGTTCAACGGGCTTTTGCCTCCCAGATGGATCTGTCTTCAGCCCGGATGCCTCCTTGCTGCACCTCGATCGCTGGCAGGCCCTCAGCCCGGATGAGCGGCGTGGTTTCGCTCCGCTCTGCCCCGATCTGGTGGCGGAACTGGCCAGCCCCAGCGACTCAGGTCCCCGCGGCCTGACGGCCTTGCGCAGCAAGATGGCGGCCTACCAGACCAATGGTGCTCGACTTGGCTGGCTGCTGATTCCCCATGAGCAGGCAGTGGAGGTTTGGCCTGCCAGCGGAGAACCCGAGCGCCGGGAGCTGGTGCAGGTTTTGGAGGCAACTTCTGAGTTCCCTGGGCTGCAGTTGCAGCTGGCCGAAATCTGGGCGGGGTGA
- a CDS encoding type II toxin-antitoxin system VapC family toxin, which produces MILLDTNVVSAVMLQCPDPAVVAWLDRLDPSQVWLPSVVVFELRYGAAVHPEASRRRKLELALKRLIAELIQERIAPLDARAAQQAAELAAQRKRQGRPVDLRDTLIAGIALAHEAQLATRNMRHFSDTTISLINPFAPMA; this is translated from the coding sequence GTGATCCTGCTGGATACGAATGTGGTGTCGGCGGTGATGCTGCAGTGCCCCGATCCCGCCGTGGTGGCCTGGCTCGATCGGTTGGACCCCAGCCAGGTGTGGCTTCCCAGTGTGGTGGTGTTTGAGTTGCGCTACGGAGCGGCCGTACACCCTGAGGCCAGCCGGCGCCGCAAGCTGGAGCTTGCCCTCAAGCGATTGATTGCCGAGTTGATCCAGGAGCGGATAGCGCCGCTAGACGCGCGCGCCGCGCAGCAGGCCGCCGAGTTGGCGGCGCAGCGCAAGAGGCAGGGCCGGCCCGTGGATCTGCGCGACACCTTGATCGCCGGCATCGCCCTGGCGCACGAGGCCCAACTTGCCACGCGCAACATGCGCCACTTCAGCGACACCACCATCAGCTTGATCAATCCGTTCGCGCCGATGGCGTGA
- a CDS encoding PIN domain-containing protein, whose amino-acid sequence MRRLYLDTSLPLTAEDFEVAARFCLTQGPPLRAGDALHLALCQRLNLQMASFDRGLCKAAAHHKVAHEQLLI is encoded by the coding sequence TTGAGGCGCCTTTACCTCGACACCTCCCTGCCGCTGACAGCCGAGGATTTCGAGGTAGCCGCCCGGTTTTGTCTGACTCAAGGGCCCCCTCTGCGGGCAGGGGATGCGCTGCATCTGGCTCTCTGCCAACGGCTGAACCTGCAAATGGCCAGCTTTGACCGCGGCCTGTGCAAGGCCGCTGCCCATCACAAAGTCGCTCACGAGCAGCTCCTGATCTGA
- a CDS encoding Arc family DNA-binding protein, protein MAQLLVRQLDGVVKEALRRRARRHGRSMEEEARLILAQAVTRAC, encoded by the coding sequence GTGGCTCAGCTGTTGGTGCGCCAGCTTGATGGGGTCGTGAAGGAGGCCCTGCGCCGCCGAGCTCGGCGGCATGGCCGCAGCATGGAAGAAGAGGCTCGGCTGATCCTGGCCCAAGCTGTAACTAGGGCTTGCTGA
- a CDS encoding FAD-dependent oxidoreductase, with product MTGPPNQPPSREPVRVLVLGGGLIGLAIAHQLARRGRRVQVLSRRRSEAAGFVAAGMLAPHAEGLGGAMLALGQASLARIPAWVKQIEADSGLACGLRPCGIVVPFRSSAERDAYPTAAWGEPLGRASLEREVPGIGPSWQAGLLFSQDGQIDNRRQLMRALERACVGMGVSFQEGDEVLALERSGDGALAGVRLRTAAGEEQGLPAEQAVLACGAWSARLLGELPVFPVKGQMLSLQAPRQALQRVIFGPGTYLVPRTDGLLVVGATSEPEAGFSEGLSPAGQRQLQEGLEALLPEAASWPPMERWWGFRPCTPDQGPLLGESGIPGLWLATGHHRNGVLLAAITAQLLAGVISGSAKAENKALLEPWGLGRFQS from the coding sequence ATGACCGGCCCCCCCAACCAGCCGCCAAGCCGCGAGCCGGTGCGGGTGCTGGTGTTGGGCGGTGGGCTGATCGGCTTGGCCATTGCCCACCAACTGGCCCGGCGCGGCCGCCGCGTCCAGGTGCTCAGCCGGCGCCGCAGCGAAGCGGCGGGCTTTGTGGCCGCCGGCATGCTGGCGCCCCACGCCGAGGGACTCGGCGGCGCAATGCTCGCCCTGGGCCAGGCCAGCCTGGCGCGCATCCCCGCCTGGGTGAAGCAGATCGAGGCCGACAGCGGCCTGGCCTGTGGCCTGCGCCCCTGCGGAATCGTGGTGCCCTTCCGCAGCAGCGCCGAACGGGACGCCTACCCCACCGCCGCCTGGGGCGAACCCCTGGGGCGGGCGAGCCTGGAGCGGGAGGTGCCGGGCATCGGCCCAAGCTGGCAAGCCGGGCTGCTGTTTAGCCAGGACGGCCAGATCGACAACCGCCGCCAACTGATGCGGGCCTTGGAGCGGGCCTGCGTGGGGATGGGGGTGAGTTTCCAGGAGGGGGACGAGGTGCTGGCCCTCGAGCGCAGCGGCGACGGCGCCCTGGCCGGGGTGCGGCTGCGCACGGCCGCAGGCGAAGAGCAGGGGCTGCCGGCCGAGCAGGCGGTGTTGGCCTGCGGCGCCTGGAGCGCCCGGCTGCTGGGCGAGCTGCCGGTGTTTCCGGTGAAGGGCCAGATGCTGTCGCTGCAGGCGCCACGCCAGGCCCTGCAGCGGGTGATCTTCGGCCCCGGCACCTACCTGGTGCCCCGGACCGATGGCCTGCTGGTGGTGGGCGCCACCAGTGAACCGGAGGCGGGCTTCAGCGAGGGGCTGTCGCCCGCTGGCCAACGCCAGCTGCAGGAGGGCCTCGAAGCCCTGCTGCCGGAAGCGGCCAGCTGGCCACCGATGGAGCGCTGGTGGGGCTTCCGGCCCTGCACTCCAGACCAGGGGCCGCTGCTGGGTGAAAGCGGCATCCCGGGGCTATGGCTGGCCACCGGCCACCACCGCAACGGCGTGTTGCTGGCGGCGATCACCGCCCAGCTGCTGGCAGGAGTGATCAGCGGATCAGCCAAGGCGGAAAACAAGGCCCTGCTGGAACCCTGGGGCCTGGGCAGGTTCCAGAGCTGA
- a CDS encoding RES family NAD+ phosphorylase: protein MNQGVIRAWRLSKARYAGDLTGQGAAREGQRWNQPGQRAVYLGLTPEITVLEVLVHLNGVLTAPLVLSAYEVPDRSDLITKADPAALPEGWDAIPHGQASAAFGGDWLREGQQLGLVLPSVVVPQARNLLLNPLHPAMEQVALVHQEPFQLDTRLA, encoded by the coding sequence GTGAACCAGGGTGTGATTCGTGCCTGGCGGCTGAGCAAGGCACGCTACGCCGGTGATCTCACGGGCCAGGGAGCGGCGCGCGAAGGCCAGCGCTGGAACCAGCCGGGCCAGCGGGCGGTGTACTTGGGACTGACACCCGAAATCACCGTGCTGGAGGTGCTGGTGCATCTCAACGGGGTGCTCACCGCCCCTCTGGTGTTGAGTGCCTATGAGGTGCCCGATCGTTCAGACCTGATCACCAAAGCCGATCCCGCAGCATTGCCTGAGGGCTGGGACGCCATCCCCCATGGCCAGGCCAGCGCCGCCTTTGGTGGCGACTGGCTGCGGGAGGGCCAGCAGCTGGGCTTGGTGCTGCCCTCGGTGGTGGTGCCGCAGGCGCGCAACCTGCTGCTCAATCCCCTGCACCCAGCCATGGAGCAGGTGGCACTGGTGCACCAGGAGCCCTTCCAGCTGGATACAAGGCTGGCCTGA
- a CDS encoding YqhA family protein has product MQNVGKRLRLHNSAIHYLLIMNPTEPTPRRSRLQKKIELTLEMGLWRFRLIAIVPVVMSLASTLLTFEIGTRDIFKSIKFFFFAPDTAKVANTALASVVSGIDFYLIGVAFLIFGYGLYELLISEIDVYRAGSDTDNSGGLLDIRSLDHLKEKLVKVLVVALIVSAFKSMITIPLTDVKIMIYFCFCVLILALSGFLMTYKPASKS; this is encoded by the coding sequence TTGCAAAACGTTGGCAAGCGCCTGCGGCTGCACAACAGCGCAATCCACTACTTGCTGATCATGAATCCAACCGAACCGACACCTAGACGCAGCCGCCTGCAGAAAAAGATCGAACTGACGCTGGAAATGGGGCTCTGGCGCTTTCGGCTGATTGCGATCGTACCGGTGGTGATGAGCCTGGCGAGTACCCTGCTGACTTTTGAGATTGGCACGCGGGATATTTTTAAATCAATCAAATTCTTCTTTTTTGCCCCTGATACCGCGAAAGTCGCCAACACAGCCCTTGCAAGTGTGGTATCCGGGATCGACTTCTACCTAATCGGCGTCGCGTTCCTGATCTTTGGCTACGGCCTTTATGAGCTATTGATTTCCGAGATCGATGTCTACCGCGCCGGCTCTGATACAGATAACAGCGGCGGCCTCCTCGATATTCGCAGCCTCGATCACCTCAAGGAAAAGCTAGTAAAAGTGCTGGTAGTTGCATTAATAGTTTCAGCGTTTAAGTCGATGATCACGATCCCGCTGACAGACGTCAAGATTATGATTTACTTCTGCTTTTGCGTTTTAATCCTGGCTTTAAGTGGCTTTCTGATGACCTACAAACCAGCCAGCAAGTCGTAG
- a CDS encoding DUF5320 domain-containing protein, with product MKTSSASAASKQLTRSDYVSTLPPWRRLLAMLNWRPVYDIEQETERLRISSLESEKRLLENEKRLLESEKRLKQLQESDARIARFEQELFSSSNPPSSTGDSSPT from the coding sequence ATGAAAACCTCCTCCGCTTCAGCCGCCTCAAAACAGCTGACCAGATCGGACTATGTCTCCACCTTGCCGCCCTGGCGGCGCTTACTGGCGATGTTGAACTGGCGACCCGTCTACGACATCGAGCAAGAAACCGAGCGCTTGAGGATCAGCTCACTCGAAAGCGAGAAACGGTTGCTCGAGAACGAGAAGCGGCTGCTCGAGAGCGAGAAGCGCTTGAAGCAGTTGCAAGAGAGCGACGCCAGAATCGCGCGCTTCGAGCAGGAGCTCTTTTCCTCCTCGAACCCACCATCCTCCACCGGCGATTCCTCGCCTACATAG
- a CDS encoding IS5 family transposase codes for MYVFQHAGQLSIEEFYTPFGGKLDPNNRWLLLRNLIPWMPLESQYAPQFSAKTGAPAKPFQMAFGALYIQQRLGVTDRETVQLITESPYLQFFIGLSAYQAMPPFDPSMMVHFRKRIGPDLIKICNDMTKANGIAMIKEMLVSAEEDDSEQEEEQQLAAIDEALGVKPATLDPESNWGTLILDATCVPDDIPYPVDLRLLNEAREATEKIIDELFKQLQGKINRKPRCNRDKARNRFLAIIKKKKPKCAEIREVKRFQLNEIRRNLRAIDQMIHCGAMLLELGTQLYRKLLITSELYRQQQEMYDADSRRIDDRIVNLSKPHVRPIVRGKAGRRTEFGAKISISDDNGFVDVDRISWDNYNEANDLIARTKQYKEERGYYPARICADSIYMTLGNKKFCAENNIRLSGRPRKKQVEAEVQTAEQQELFKSDLRKRSVIEGRIGTSKRKYGLDRIMTKLIETSRTVITMAFFVMNAEKVLRLLRLLLSILVSVYILMLYLLASWRRPALLWAA; via the coding sequence ATGTACGTTTTTCAGCACGCAGGTCAGCTATCGATCGAGGAGTTTTACACGCCCTTCGGCGGCAAACTAGATCCTAATAATCGCTGGCTTCTGCTTCGTAACCTGATTCCATGGATGCCGCTGGAAAGCCAGTATGCACCCCAATTCAGTGCCAAGACAGGAGCACCGGCCAAGCCGTTTCAGATGGCGTTCGGTGCGCTGTACATCCAGCAACGCCTGGGAGTGACAGACCGCGAAACAGTTCAGCTGATCACGGAATCACCGTATCTACAATTTTTCATTGGCTTGAGTGCATACCAGGCAATGCCCCCGTTTGATCCATCGATGATGGTGCATTTTCGTAAGCGCATTGGCCCTGATCTGATCAAGATCTGCAATGACATGACCAAGGCCAATGGCATTGCGATGATTAAAGAGATGCTGGTTTCGGCGGAGGAGGATGATAGCGAACAAGAAGAGGAGCAACAGCTTGCTGCCATCGACGAAGCGCTAGGGGTGAAGCCTGCAACGTTGGATCCTGAAAGTAACTGGGGTACTCTGATTCTTGATGCAACCTGCGTGCCTGATGACATTCCCTACCCAGTAGATCTGAGGTTGCTCAACGAAGCGAGAGAGGCCACTGAGAAGATCATCGACGAACTGTTCAAGCAGTTGCAGGGAAAGATCAATCGTAAACCCCGCTGCAACCGGGATAAAGCTCGGAATCGGTTTCTGGCGATCATCAAGAAGAAAAAGCCCAAATGCGCCGAGATCCGTGAAGTCAAGCGCTTTCAGCTCAACGAGATCCGGAGAAACCTCAGAGCAATTGATCAGATGATCCATTGCGGTGCCATGCTTTTGGAGCTTGGAACCCAGCTCTACCGCAAGCTGCTGATCACCAGTGAACTGTACCGGCAGCAGCAGGAGATGTATGACGCTGATAGCCGGCGCATCGACGATCGGATTGTCAATTTGTCAAAACCACACGTGCGGCCGATCGTGAGGGGCAAGGCGGGAAGGCGAACAGAGTTCGGTGCGAAGATCTCAATATCAGATGATAATGGCTTTGTCGATGTGGATCGAATCAGCTGGGACAACTACAATGAAGCCAACGACCTGATCGCACGTACCAAGCAATACAAGGAAGAGCGAGGGTACTATCCAGCACGAATCTGTGCCGATTCAATCTATATGACATTAGGCAACAAGAAGTTCTGCGCAGAAAATAACATCAGACTCAGTGGCCGTCCACGCAAGAAGCAGGTAGAGGCCGAGGTGCAGACAGCAGAGCAACAAGAGCTTTTTAAATCAGACTTGAGAAAGCGTTCCGTGATCGAGGGAAGAATCGGAACGAGCAAACGGAAATATGGACTGGATCGGATCATGACCAAGCTGATTGAAACATCAAGAACGGTGATCACGATGGCGTTCTTTGTGATGAATGCCGAGAAGGTTCTCAGGCTACTGCGCCTCTTATTATCTATTCTTGTCTCTGTGTACATCCTGATGCTCTATTTGCTCGCCTCCTGGCGCCGTCCAGCGCTTCTGTGGGCTGCTTAG